The genomic segment GAAAGCGGCCCGCTCGGGCCGCTTTTTCGTCGGCGTAATTTAAATAAGAGGGAGATACAGCGGCGCGACGGTTATAAGCCGCCGCCCGCCGCGGCGCCGAACAACCCGGCGATGAGGCCGATATAGACCAGGAAGAAGGCCGCGTAGAACAGCACCATGCACAGGATGACCGACACGCCGATGGCGAAGTTCACCAGCGCCGCGATAAGGCAGTACTTGCCGAACTCCTTGTTGGCCGCGTCCGGCTTGCCCAGGTACAGCGCCCCCAGGACGATGCCCGCTATCGGTAGGACGAAAGACACGCCGTAAAACAGCCATCGCGGCTCGGGCGGGACTTCCGCCGCCGTCTCCGCTTCGACCGGGTTTTTCGCTTTCGCCATCGCTCGGCCTTTCGTTTTTATTCCGGAAGAAGGAAGCCGAAGCCGGCCTTGAGCCCCAGCGCCAGCCACACCGCGCCGCCCACGCACACCAGCACGAGCGCCGCGATGCCCAGAACGAGGCAAATTTTGCCGCGGCGCCGGTTGGCCTCCTCCCCCTTGCACATCTCGAGCGCGCCGTACGCGACGCCGAAGAAGGGGAAGACGAACGACGCCGCGTACGTCAGCGCGCTCCGCCATGTGGATTTTCGTGCCAACGGGTCCTCCGGTGTTAGCCGCTCGAGCGCCGGCGGCTTCTCTTTTCCGCGGCCGGGAGCCTGGCCGCGACGAACGCCACGACGTCGTCGCGGTTGTCGCGGGCGAAGCGCAGGTTCACGCCCCGGAAGGAGTCGAGTCGCGACGGATACGTGAAGGTCGAGAGCATGACGCCCAGCCGGTCGGCGTAGTAGGAGTGGAAGTAATCCCACGGCCGGCGTTTTTTTATTCCTATCACCGAGACGAAAACGCCGTCGTCGTCGAGGCGGAAGCGCCGCGGTAGGATATGGCCGTGGAGCGAGAGCGCCAGCACGACGGCGCCCGGGACCGCGAAGAGCGCGCTGTCCCAAATAAAGTATATGGCCGCGGCGGTGCCGGCGACGGCGAAGGCCGCCAGCGCCGAACGCGCCGGATATTCCACCAGCGGCCAGGCGCGCCAACTCAGCGACGGCGGCGTTTCCTTTCGGCCCGTCATCTATTTAAACGTCGCCCGGGCGATGGCGGCTACGGGTATGGGCGTCCGGTCGCCGTCGCCGGCGACGTGGAGGTACGCCCGGCCGCGCTGCACCGTTATCTTGCAGGGCTCGACCTCCACCGGTTCCTCCTCGCCCTCGAGCCAGAGTTTCAGCGCCTTGCCGTGCGCGACCGCGAACTCCACGACGGCGGCCGCGTTCTCGGCCTCCGGCTCGGGCGTCCCGTCCTCGGCGGCCCGGCGCGAGCCGGCGTCGAACAGCGCCCGGGGCGAGACGTCGGCCTCGGCCTCGCCCCCCAACGACCGCGGCAGGTACCCGTCCGAGGTGAGGGCGTCGCGGACGGCGGCGTAAGCTTCGCGCGATATCTCGACGGCGTGCAGTTCGCGCCGCCCCTTGACGAACGGCGCGACCGTGGGCAGGTTGGCGATTTCGTCCGCTGTTTCGGGCGTCTCCGCGGCGACGACGAGGTGGTCGTAGAAGGATATCTTGCCGTATCGCTCGGCCCAGCCGCGCAGCGAGAACGCCACGTTTTGCGGGACCGGTTTCGAGACGCGGCTTTCCAGGAAGGACAGCACTTCGTCGACGGCGACGCCGGCGTCCAGCGCGCGGTAGAACGTGGCCTTGGATATCCGGTACGACGGAAGGCGGCCGCCGCTCGTCTGCTCGGCGAACGCCTCGAGCTTGAGCCTGGTCTCGGTCGGCACGTCGTAGGGGACCTTGAGCTCGAAGTTCCCGCCCAGCAAGAACCGCGGTTCGGCGGGTTGCGCCGGCGGCCGCTTCAATTCGTCCAGCTCCTTCGCCCGGGCGAAGAGGAGCGAGCCGTCGTCGGCCGCGCCCGCGGCGCAAACGCCGCTTACGAACAGCGCGAAAAGGCCCTTACGTATGTTCGCCCCGTCGGCGTCCGGGGCTACGCCGAGAATACTCCGGACCGCATCCGCGACGGGCCGCCATTGACCCGCCGGCGACAGCGCGCACA from the bacterium genome contains:
- a CDS encoding helicase-associated domain-containing protein — protein: MFDGLPEPLSLESGLAALELEDLAAIAGHVGLHEELTSKARLLASIPERLADRKAVRRFVRELEADAAEVLFVAAACEKLLAVLGPSTLFRFGATAPPQDAVTRGLLLPDAATGLYRPAAEILPHVHDEAAKQFAAPAAEPPPRVTTLEPPSAFRDAVSSWCYVIKNPITLTQSGSTPKRALAKLAPLLEVAEEEAPRAAAVEGFGYSRLELLAEDLERRGALARDDGELRAAGWLAEDPARVAANYNADLTRAVVEEDGTAGALLAAYLCALSPAGQWRPVADAVRSILGVAPDADGANIRKGLFALFVSGVCAAGAADDGSLLFARAKELDELKRPPAQPAEPRFLLGGNFELKVPYDVPTETRLKLEAFAEQTSGGRLPSYRISKATFYRALDAGVAVDEVLSFLESRVSKPVPQNVAFSLRGWAERYGKISFYDHLVVAAETPETADEIANLPTVAPFVKGRRELHAVEISREAYAAVRDALTSDGYLPRSLGGEAEADVSPRALFDAGSRRAAEDGTPEPEAENAAAVVEFAVAHGKALKLWLEGEEEPVEVEPCKITVQRGRAYLHVAGDGDRTPIPVAAIARATFK